In Doryrhamphus excisus isolate RoL2022-K1 chromosome 7, RoL_Dexc_1.0, whole genome shotgun sequence, one genomic interval encodes:
- the LOC131132190 gene encoding zinc finger protein ZFP2-like isoform X1, with protein sequence MRAFTLNISFLVGEVPFYIQTNVSVISIISAMATTVSACRLENTDIFLPLSSLRLLIPPFRLLSAAMWQVAQQRDVLDYDKLDEFVTLVTATVPDLLSAKQRSTLLLRLRAKVSRHAFLQLIITHPVLYHPQVILELCRKEETANMSCIQPHLARIRPPGYKGSGDAEVDAEEAIFLELIQTLLRDPAEREHFYQDVFPTQYGLSHDADMQLLMWELLSKLEKLLPVPNLTQTVSWLTSGPSVLKDYVQVLSNPADLKSLLQHLKCLEHLSSTGGAAVEMSSQVFACSHCPFFHMQESYLQEHIQLNHPEHCSKLQELKDASVEQQQNKIHCPKFPKPFPNHDRPNPHTCKDCGKTFTRASDVTRHMRTHTGERPYTCTECKRGFRNSWDLSRHKRVHTGERPFLCSQCGKAFTQMGLLKLHFERSPCGQTSDDMVAAEGASSELSVAAKYKCQKCDKCFSSVLQRLKHRQKHVLKHQYKCSLCKKIYSRASDLKRHQMKHTGERPFACECAKRFTHVWLLNKHRHVHTGERPYSCTECGKTFMQLQILNRHLLTHTDQRPFRCSSCEKTFTQMASLTRHERTHTGERPYVCNTCDKTFLTHGELVRHQHSHSSLRPFTCPQCPKSFKTKRAQTEHVNVHTGQRPFVCAHCDKRFAKSTSLIRHNLTHTGERPYQCTQCGKTFLTSGELLLHKRIHTGEKPYPCSQCERRFRCSSDLRMHIRTHTGEKPHSCMVCKKGFSSSTRLKRHSRTHTEREVPVQLAV encoded by the exons ATgcgtgcttttactttgaatatTTCCTTTTTAGTGGGGGAAGTTCCGTTTTACATTCAGACTAATGTATCTGTAATATCAATCATCTCTGCTATGGCGACGACTGTGAGTGCCTGTCGATTGGAAAACACAG ATATTTTCCTGCCATTGTCTTCACTGAGGCTGCTGATTCCTCCTTTCCGGCTGCTCTCTGCAGCCATGTGGCAAGTGGCTCAGCAGAGAGACGTCCTTGATTATGACAAACTGGATGAGTTTGTGACCTTGGTGACAGCAACTGTACCTGACCTCCTCAGTGCAAAGCAGCGCAGTACACTGCTTCTCCGACTGAGAGCTAAGGTGAGTCGACATGCATTCCTACAGCTTATTATTACCCACCCAGTCCTGTATCATCCACAGGTCATTCTTGAGTTGTGCCGAAAAGAGGAAACTGCAAACATGTCGTGTATTCAACCTCACTTGGCACGAATCCGGCCGCCAGGGTACAAAGGA AGCGGTGATGCTGAGGTAGATGCAGAGGAGGCCATTTTCCTTGAGCTCATCCAAACCCTCCTTAGAGATCCAGCAGAAAGGGAGCATTTTTATCAG GATGTTTTCCCAACACAGTACGGTCTCAGCCATGATGCAGATATGCAGCTCCTCATGTGGGAGCTTCTTTCCAAACTGGAGAAACTCTTGCCAGTGCCCAACCTCACTCAG ACTGTATCATGGCTGACATCTGGTCCCTCTGTCCTGAAGGACTATGTGCAAGTACTGTCCAACCCTGCTGACCTGAAGTCTCTCCTGCAGCACCTTAAGTGCTTGGAGCACCTCAGCTCGACAG GTGGTGCCGCTGTGGAGATGTCCTCTCAGGTGTTTGCTTGCTCCCACTGTCCATTCTTCCACATGCAAGAGTCGTACCTACAGGAGCACATTCAGCTCAACCACCCGGAGCATTGCAGCAAACTCCAAGAGCTTAAAGATGCTTCAGTGGAACAGCAGCAGAATAAGATCCACTGCCCGAAATTCCCCAAACCGTTCCCCAATCACGACAGGCCAAACCCTCACACGTGTAAAGATTGTGGCAAGACGTTCACGCGGGCCTCAGATGTGACACGTCACATGCGGACACACACAGGAGAGCGGCCATACACCTGCACGGAATGTAAAAGAGGCTTTCGGAACTCCTGGGATTTGAGCAGGCATAAGCGTGTTCACACTGGAGAGCGACCCTTCCTCTGCTCCCAGTGCGGGAAAGCTTTCACTCAGATGGGATTGCTCAAACTGCACTTTGAGCGGAGCCCCTGCGGGCAGACTTCCGATGACATGGTGGCGGCAGAAGGCGCGTCGTCTGAGCTGAGCGTGGCTGCGAAGTACAAATGTCAAAAATGCGACAAGTGCTTCAGCAGCGTCCTGCAGCGACTTAAACACAGACAAAAGCACGTGTTGAAGCACCAGTACAAATGCTCCCTGTGCAAGAAGATCTACAGCAGAGCATCAGACCTGAAGAGACACCAGATGAAACACACAGGCGAGCGGCCGTTTGCTTGCGAATGTGCCAAAAGATTCACGCACGTGTGGCTCCTGAACAAGCACAGGCACGTCCACACTGGAGAGCGTCCATACTCGTGCACAGAGTGCGGGAAGACCTTCATGCAACTCCAGATCTTAAACAGACATCTGCTGACTCACACCGACCAGAGGCCTTTCCGCTGCTCCTCCTGCGAGAAGACCTTCACCCAAATGGCTAGTCTGACACGCCACGAGAGAACACACACTGGCGAGAGACCATACGTGTGCAATACATGTGATAAGACTTTCCTCACACACGGGGAGCTGGTTAGACATCAACACAGCCACAGCAGCTTGCGGCCCTTCACTTGCCCGCAGTGCCCCAAAAGCTTCAAGACCAAGCGGGCGCAGACCGAACACGTCAACGTGCACACGGGACAGCGTCCGTTTGTGTGCGCTCACTGCGATAAGAGATTCGCCAAGTCAACATCGCTAATCCGGCATAACCTGACTCACACTGGCGAACGGCCGTACCAGTGTACTCAATGCGGGAAGACCTTCTTGACCTCAGGCGAGCTTCTTCTCCACAAGCGGATCCACACGGGAGAAAAGCCGTATCCATGCTCCCAGTGTGAGCGCAGGTTCAGGTGCTCCTCCGACTTACGCATGCACATACGGACACACACCGGCGAGAAGCCTCATAGCTGCATGGTATGCAAAAAGGGCTTTTCTTCATCAACAAGGCTGAAGAGACACTCACGGACACACACGGAGAGGGAAGTACCTGTTCAGTTAGCTGTCTGA
- the LOC131132190 gene encoding zinc finger protein 260-like isoform X4: MQRRPFSLSSSKPSLEIQQKGSIFIRHAFSYFLLHSHFLYVNYHVPSQDVFPTQYGLSHDADMQLLMWELLSKLEKLLPVPNLTQTVSWLTSGPSVLKDYVQVLSNPADLKSLLQHLKCLEHLSSTGGAAVEMSSQVFACSHCPFFHMQESYLQEHIQLNHPEHCSKLQELKDASVEQQQNKIHCPKFPKPFPNHDRPNPHTCKDCGKTFTRASDVTRHMRTHTGERPYTCTECKRGFRNSWDLSRHKRVHTGERPFLCSQCGKAFTQMGLLKLHFERSPCGQTSDDMVAAEGASSELSVAAKYKCQKCDKCFSSVLQRLKHRQKHVLKHQYKCSLCKKIYSRASDLKRHQMKHTGERPFACECAKRFTHVWLLNKHRHVHTGERPYSCTECGKTFMQLQILNRHLLTHTDQRPFRCSSCEKTFTQMASLTRHERTHTGERPYVCNTCDKTFLTHGELVRHQHSHSSLRPFTCPQCPKSFKTKRAQTEHVNVHTGQRPFVCAHCDKRFAKSTSLIRHNLTHTGERPYQCTQCGKTFLTSGELLLHKRIHTGEKPYPCSQCERRFRCSSDLRMHIRTHTGEKPHSCMVCKKGFSSSTRLKRHSRTHTEREVPVQLAV, encoded by the exons ATGCAGAGGAGGCCATTTTCCTTGAGCTCATCCAAACCCTCCTTAGAGATCCAGCAGAAAGGGAGCATTTTTATCAGGCAtgctttttcttattttctactACATTCCCACTTCCTTTACGTTAACTACCATGTTCCTTCCCAGGATGTTTTCCCAACACAGTACGGTCTCAGCCATGATGCAGATATGCAGCTCCTCATGTGGGAGCTTCTTTCCAAACTGGAGAAACTCTTGCCAGTGCCCAACCTCACTCAG ACTGTATCATGGCTGACATCTGGTCCCTCTGTCCTGAAGGACTATGTGCAAGTACTGTCCAACCCTGCTGACCTGAAGTCTCTCCTGCAGCACCTTAAGTGCTTGGAGCACCTCAGCTCGACAG GTGGTGCCGCTGTGGAGATGTCCTCTCAGGTGTTTGCTTGCTCCCACTGTCCATTCTTCCACATGCAAGAGTCGTACCTACAGGAGCACATTCAGCTCAACCACCCGGAGCATTGCAGCAAACTCCAAGAGCTTAAAGATGCTTCAGTGGAACAGCAGCAGAATAAGATCCACTGCCCGAAATTCCCCAAACCGTTCCCCAATCACGACAGGCCAAACCCTCACACGTGTAAAGATTGTGGCAAGACGTTCACGCGGGCCTCAGATGTGACACGTCACATGCGGACACACACAGGAGAGCGGCCATACACCTGCACGGAATGTAAAAGAGGCTTTCGGAACTCCTGGGATTTGAGCAGGCATAAGCGTGTTCACACTGGAGAGCGACCCTTCCTCTGCTCCCAGTGCGGGAAAGCTTTCACTCAGATGGGATTGCTCAAACTGCACTTTGAGCGGAGCCCCTGCGGGCAGACTTCCGATGACATGGTGGCGGCAGAAGGCGCGTCGTCTGAGCTGAGCGTGGCTGCGAAGTACAAATGTCAAAAATGCGACAAGTGCTTCAGCAGCGTCCTGCAGCGACTTAAACACAGACAAAAGCACGTGTTGAAGCACCAGTACAAATGCTCCCTGTGCAAGAAGATCTACAGCAGAGCATCAGACCTGAAGAGACACCAGATGAAACACACAGGCGAGCGGCCGTTTGCTTGCGAATGTGCCAAAAGATTCACGCACGTGTGGCTCCTGAACAAGCACAGGCACGTCCACACTGGAGAGCGTCCATACTCGTGCACAGAGTGCGGGAAGACCTTCATGCAACTCCAGATCTTAAACAGACATCTGCTGACTCACACCGACCAGAGGCCTTTCCGCTGCTCCTCCTGCGAGAAGACCTTCACCCAAATGGCTAGTCTGACACGCCACGAGAGAACACACACTGGCGAGAGACCATACGTGTGCAATACATGTGATAAGACTTTCCTCACACACGGGGAGCTGGTTAGACATCAACACAGCCACAGCAGCTTGCGGCCCTTCACTTGCCCGCAGTGCCCCAAAAGCTTCAAGACCAAGCGGGCGCAGACCGAACACGTCAACGTGCACACGGGACAGCGTCCGTTTGTGTGCGCTCACTGCGATAAGAGATTCGCCAAGTCAACATCGCTAATCCGGCATAACCTGACTCACACTGGCGAACGGCCGTACCAGTGTACTCAATGCGGGAAGACCTTCTTGACCTCAGGCGAGCTTCTTCTCCACAAGCGGATCCACACGGGAGAAAAGCCGTATCCATGCTCCCAGTGTGAGCGCAGGTTCAGGTGCTCCTCCGACTTACGCATGCACATACGGACACACACCGGCGAGAAGCCTCATAGCTGCATGGTATGCAAAAAGGGCTTTTCTTCATCAACAAGGCTGAAGAGACACTCACGGACACACACGGAGAGGGAAGTACCTGTTCAGTTAGCTGTCTGA
- the LOC131132190 gene encoding zinc finger protein 260-like isoform X3, with translation MRAFTLNISFLVGEVPFYIQTNVSVISIISAMATTVSACRLENTAMWQVAQQRDVLDYDKLDEFVTLVTATVPDLLSAKQRSTLLLRLRAKVSRHAFLQLIITHPVLYHPQVILELCRKEETANMSCIQPHLARIRPPGYKGSGDAEVDAEEAIFLELIQTLLRDPAEREHFYQDVFPTQYGLSHDADMQLLMWELLSKLEKLLPVPNLTQTVSWLTSGPSVLKDYVQVLSNPADLKSLLQHLKCLEHLSSTGGAAVEMSSQVFACSHCPFFHMQESYLQEHIQLNHPEHCSKLQELKDASVEQQQNKIHCPKFPKPFPNHDRPNPHTCKDCGKTFTRASDVTRHMRTHTGERPYTCTECKRGFRNSWDLSRHKRVHTGERPFLCSQCGKAFTQMGLLKLHFERSPCGQTSDDMVAAEGASSELSVAAKYKCQKCDKCFSSVLQRLKHRQKHVLKHQYKCSLCKKIYSRASDLKRHQMKHTGERPFACECAKRFTHVWLLNKHRHVHTGERPYSCTECGKTFMQLQILNRHLLTHTDQRPFRCSSCEKTFTQMASLTRHERTHTGERPYVCNTCDKTFLTHGELVRHQHSHSSLRPFTCPQCPKSFKTKRAQTEHVNVHTGQRPFVCAHCDKRFAKSTSLIRHNLTHTGERPYQCTQCGKTFLTSGELLLHKRIHTGEKPYPCSQCERRFRCSSDLRMHIRTHTGEKPHSCMVCKKGFSSSTRLKRHSRTHTEREVPVQLAV, from the exons ATgcgtgcttttactttgaatatTTCCTTTTTAGTGGGGGAAGTTCCGTTTTACATTCAGACTAATGTATCTGTAATATCAATCATCTCTGCTATGGCGACGACTGTGAGTGCCTGTCGATTGGAAAACACAG CCATGTGGCAAGTGGCTCAGCAGAGAGACGTCCTTGATTATGACAAACTGGATGAGTTTGTGACCTTGGTGACAGCAACTGTACCTGACCTCCTCAGTGCAAAGCAGCGCAGTACACTGCTTCTCCGACTGAGAGCTAAGGTGAGTCGACATGCATTCCTACAGCTTATTATTACCCACCCAGTCCTGTATCATCCACAGGTCATTCTTGAGTTGTGCCGAAAAGAGGAAACTGCAAACATGTCGTGTATTCAACCTCACTTGGCACGAATCCGGCCGCCAGGGTACAAAGGA AGCGGTGATGCTGAGGTAGATGCAGAGGAGGCCATTTTCCTTGAGCTCATCCAAACCCTCCTTAGAGATCCAGCAGAAAGGGAGCATTTTTATCAG GATGTTTTCCCAACACAGTACGGTCTCAGCCATGATGCAGATATGCAGCTCCTCATGTGGGAGCTTCTTTCCAAACTGGAGAAACTCTTGCCAGTGCCCAACCTCACTCAG ACTGTATCATGGCTGACATCTGGTCCCTCTGTCCTGAAGGACTATGTGCAAGTACTGTCCAACCCTGCTGACCTGAAGTCTCTCCTGCAGCACCTTAAGTGCTTGGAGCACCTCAGCTCGACAG GTGGTGCCGCTGTGGAGATGTCCTCTCAGGTGTTTGCTTGCTCCCACTGTCCATTCTTCCACATGCAAGAGTCGTACCTACAGGAGCACATTCAGCTCAACCACCCGGAGCATTGCAGCAAACTCCAAGAGCTTAAAGATGCTTCAGTGGAACAGCAGCAGAATAAGATCCACTGCCCGAAATTCCCCAAACCGTTCCCCAATCACGACAGGCCAAACCCTCACACGTGTAAAGATTGTGGCAAGACGTTCACGCGGGCCTCAGATGTGACACGTCACATGCGGACACACACAGGAGAGCGGCCATACACCTGCACGGAATGTAAAAGAGGCTTTCGGAACTCCTGGGATTTGAGCAGGCATAAGCGTGTTCACACTGGAGAGCGACCCTTCCTCTGCTCCCAGTGCGGGAAAGCTTTCACTCAGATGGGATTGCTCAAACTGCACTTTGAGCGGAGCCCCTGCGGGCAGACTTCCGATGACATGGTGGCGGCAGAAGGCGCGTCGTCTGAGCTGAGCGTGGCTGCGAAGTACAAATGTCAAAAATGCGACAAGTGCTTCAGCAGCGTCCTGCAGCGACTTAAACACAGACAAAAGCACGTGTTGAAGCACCAGTACAAATGCTCCCTGTGCAAGAAGATCTACAGCAGAGCATCAGACCTGAAGAGACACCAGATGAAACACACAGGCGAGCGGCCGTTTGCTTGCGAATGTGCCAAAAGATTCACGCACGTGTGGCTCCTGAACAAGCACAGGCACGTCCACACTGGAGAGCGTCCATACTCGTGCACAGAGTGCGGGAAGACCTTCATGCAACTCCAGATCTTAAACAGACATCTGCTGACTCACACCGACCAGAGGCCTTTCCGCTGCTCCTCCTGCGAGAAGACCTTCACCCAAATGGCTAGTCTGACACGCCACGAGAGAACACACACTGGCGAGAGACCATACGTGTGCAATACATGTGATAAGACTTTCCTCACACACGGGGAGCTGGTTAGACATCAACACAGCCACAGCAGCTTGCGGCCCTTCACTTGCCCGCAGTGCCCCAAAAGCTTCAAGACCAAGCGGGCGCAGACCGAACACGTCAACGTGCACACGGGACAGCGTCCGTTTGTGTGCGCTCACTGCGATAAGAGATTCGCCAAGTCAACATCGCTAATCCGGCATAACCTGACTCACACTGGCGAACGGCCGTACCAGTGTACTCAATGCGGGAAGACCTTCTTGACCTCAGGCGAGCTTCTTCTCCACAAGCGGATCCACACGGGAGAAAAGCCGTATCCATGCTCCCAGTGTGAGCGCAGGTTCAGGTGCTCCTCCGACTTACGCATGCACATACGGACACACACCGGCGAGAAGCCTCATAGCTGCATGGTATGCAAAAAGGGCTTTTCTTCATCAACAAGGCTGAAGAGACACTCACGGACACACACGGAGAGGGAAGTACCTGTTCAGTTAGCTGTCTGA
- the LOC131132190 gene encoding zinc finger protein ZFP2-like isoform X2, with product MRAFTLNISFLVGEVPFYIQTNVSVISIISAMATTVSACRLENTDIFLPLSSLRLLIPPFRLLSAAMWQVAQQRDVLDYDKLDEFVTLVTATVPDLLSAKQRSTLLLRLRAKVILELCRKEETANMSCIQPHLARIRPPGYKGSGDAEVDAEEAIFLELIQTLLRDPAEREHFYQDVFPTQYGLSHDADMQLLMWELLSKLEKLLPVPNLTQTVSWLTSGPSVLKDYVQVLSNPADLKSLLQHLKCLEHLSSTGGAAVEMSSQVFACSHCPFFHMQESYLQEHIQLNHPEHCSKLQELKDASVEQQQNKIHCPKFPKPFPNHDRPNPHTCKDCGKTFTRASDVTRHMRTHTGERPYTCTECKRGFRNSWDLSRHKRVHTGERPFLCSQCGKAFTQMGLLKLHFERSPCGQTSDDMVAAEGASSELSVAAKYKCQKCDKCFSSVLQRLKHRQKHVLKHQYKCSLCKKIYSRASDLKRHQMKHTGERPFACECAKRFTHVWLLNKHRHVHTGERPYSCTECGKTFMQLQILNRHLLTHTDQRPFRCSSCEKTFTQMASLTRHERTHTGERPYVCNTCDKTFLTHGELVRHQHSHSSLRPFTCPQCPKSFKTKRAQTEHVNVHTGQRPFVCAHCDKRFAKSTSLIRHNLTHTGERPYQCTQCGKTFLTSGELLLHKRIHTGEKPYPCSQCERRFRCSSDLRMHIRTHTGEKPHSCMVCKKGFSSSTRLKRHSRTHTEREVPVQLAV from the exons ATgcgtgcttttactttgaatatTTCCTTTTTAGTGGGGGAAGTTCCGTTTTACATTCAGACTAATGTATCTGTAATATCAATCATCTCTGCTATGGCGACGACTGTGAGTGCCTGTCGATTGGAAAACACAG ATATTTTCCTGCCATTGTCTTCACTGAGGCTGCTGATTCCTCCTTTCCGGCTGCTCTCTGCAGCCATGTGGCAAGTGGCTCAGCAGAGAGACGTCCTTGATTATGACAAACTGGATGAGTTTGTGACCTTGGTGACAGCAACTGTACCTGACCTCCTCAGTGCAAAGCAGCGCAGTACACTGCTTCTCCGACTGAGAGCTAAG GTCATTCTTGAGTTGTGCCGAAAAGAGGAAACTGCAAACATGTCGTGTATTCAACCTCACTTGGCACGAATCCGGCCGCCAGGGTACAAAGGA AGCGGTGATGCTGAGGTAGATGCAGAGGAGGCCATTTTCCTTGAGCTCATCCAAACCCTCCTTAGAGATCCAGCAGAAAGGGAGCATTTTTATCAG GATGTTTTCCCAACACAGTACGGTCTCAGCCATGATGCAGATATGCAGCTCCTCATGTGGGAGCTTCTTTCCAAACTGGAGAAACTCTTGCCAGTGCCCAACCTCACTCAG ACTGTATCATGGCTGACATCTGGTCCCTCTGTCCTGAAGGACTATGTGCAAGTACTGTCCAACCCTGCTGACCTGAAGTCTCTCCTGCAGCACCTTAAGTGCTTGGAGCACCTCAGCTCGACAG GTGGTGCCGCTGTGGAGATGTCCTCTCAGGTGTTTGCTTGCTCCCACTGTCCATTCTTCCACATGCAAGAGTCGTACCTACAGGAGCACATTCAGCTCAACCACCCGGAGCATTGCAGCAAACTCCAAGAGCTTAAAGATGCTTCAGTGGAACAGCAGCAGAATAAGATCCACTGCCCGAAATTCCCCAAACCGTTCCCCAATCACGACAGGCCAAACCCTCACACGTGTAAAGATTGTGGCAAGACGTTCACGCGGGCCTCAGATGTGACACGTCACATGCGGACACACACAGGAGAGCGGCCATACACCTGCACGGAATGTAAAAGAGGCTTTCGGAACTCCTGGGATTTGAGCAGGCATAAGCGTGTTCACACTGGAGAGCGACCCTTCCTCTGCTCCCAGTGCGGGAAAGCTTTCACTCAGATGGGATTGCTCAAACTGCACTTTGAGCGGAGCCCCTGCGGGCAGACTTCCGATGACATGGTGGCGGCAGAAGGCGCGTCGTCTGAGCTGAGCGTGGCTGCGAAGTACAAATGTCAAAAATGCGACAAGTGCTTCAGCAGCGTCCTGCAGCGACTTAAACACAGACAAAAGCACGTGTTGAAGCACCAGTACAAATGCTCCCTGTGCAAGAAGATCTACAGCAGAGCATCAGACCTGAAGAGACACCAGATGAAACACACAGGCGAGCGGCCGTTTGCTTGCGAATGTGCCAAAAGATTCACGCACGTGTGGCTCCTGAACAAGCACAGGCACGTCCACACTGGAGAGCGTCCATACTCGTGCACAGAGTGCGGGAAGACCTTCATGCAACTCCAGATCTTAAACAGACATCTGCTGACTCACACCGACCAGAGGCCTTTCCGCTGCTCCTCCTGCGAGAAGACCTTCACCCAAATGGCTAGTCTGACACGCCACGAGAGAACACACACTGGCGAGAGACCATACGTGTGCAATACATGTGATAAGACTTTCCTCACACACGGGGAGCTGGTTAGACATCAACACAGCCACAGCAGCTTGCGGCCCTTCACTTGCCCGCAGTGCCCCAAAAGCTTCAAGACCAAGCGGGCGCAGACCGAACACGTCAACGTGCACACGGGACAGCGTCCGTTTGTGTGCGCTCACTGCGATAAGAGATTCGCCAAGTCAACATCGCTAATCCGGCATAACCTGACTCACACTGGCGAACGGCCGTACCAGTGTACTCAATGCGGGAAGACCTTCTTGACCTCAGGCGAGCTTCTTCTCCACAAGCGGATCCACACGGGAGAAAAGCCGTATCCATGCTCCCAGTGTGAGCGCAGGTTCAGGTGCTCCTCCGACTTACGCATGCACATACGGACACACACCGGCGAGAAGCCTCATAGCTGCATGGTATGCAAAAAGGGCTTTTCTTCATCAACAAGGCTGAAGAGACACTCACGGACACACACGGAGAGGGAAGTACCTGTTCAGTTAGCTGTCTGA
- the LOC131132190 gene encoding zinc finger protein OZF-like isoform X5 — MQLLMWELLSKLEKLLPVPNLTQTVSWLTSGPSVLKDYVQVLSNPADLKSLLQHLKCLEHLSSTGGAAVEMSSQVFACSHCPFFHMQESYLQEHIQLNHPEHCSKLQELKDASVEQQQNKIHCPKFPKPFPNHDRPNPHTCKDCGKTFTRASDVTRHMRTHTGERPYTCTECKRGFRNSWDLSRHKRVHTGERPFLCSQCGKAFTQMGLLKLHFERSPCGQTSDDMVAAEGASSELSVAAKYKCQKCDKCFSSVLQRLKHRQKHVLKHQYKCSLCKKIYSRASDLKRHQMKHTGERPFACECAKRFTHVWLLNKHRHVHTGERPYSCTECGKTFMQLQILNRHLLTHTDQRPFRCSSCEKTFTQMASLTRHERTHTGERPYVCNTCDKTFLTHGELVRHQHSHSSLRPFTCPQCPKSFKTKRAQTEHVNVHTGQRPFVCAHCDKRFAKSTSLIRHNLTHTGERPYQCTQCGKTFLTSGELLLHKRIHTGEKPYPCSQCERRFRCSSDLRMHIRTHTGEKPHSCMVCKKGFSSSTRLKRHSRTHTEREVPVQLAV; from the exons ATGCAGCTCCTCATGTGGGAGCTTCTTTCCAAACTGGAGAAACTCTTGCCAGTGCCCAACCTCACTCAG ACTGTATCATGGCTGACATCTGGTCCCTCTGTCCTGAAGGACTATGTGCAAGTACTGTCCAACCCTGCTGACCTGAAGTCTCTCCTGCAGCACCTTAAGTGCTTGGAGCACCTCAGCTCGACAG GTGGTGCCGCTGTGGAGATGTCCTCTCAGGTGTTTGCTTGCTCCCACTGTCCATTCTTCCACATGCAAGAGTCGTACCTACAGGAGCACATTCAGCTCAACCACCCGGAGCATTGCAGCAAACTCCAAGAGCTTAAAGATGCTTCAGTGGAACAGCAGCAGAATAAGATCCACTGCCCGAAATTCCCCAAACCGTTCCCCAATCACGACAGGCCAAACCCTCACACGTGTAAAGATTGTGGCAAGACGTTCACGCGGGCCTCAGATGTGACACGTCACATGCGGACACACACAGGAGAGCGGCCATACACCTGCACGGAATGTAAAAGAGGCTTTCGGAACTCCTGGGATTTGAGCAGGCATAAGCGTGTTCACACTGGAGAGCGACCCTTCCTCTGCTCCCAGTGCGGGAAAGCTTTCACTCAGATGGGATTGCTCAAACTGCACTTTGAGCGGAGCCCCTGCGGGCAGACTTCCGATGACATGGTGGCGGCAGAAGGCGCGTCGTCTGAGCTGAGCGTGGCTGCGAAGTACAAATGTCAAAAATGCGACAAGTGCTTCAGCAGCGTCCTGCAGCGACTTAAACACAGACAAAAGCACGTGTTGAAGCACCAGTACAAATGCTCCCTGTGCAAGAAGATCTACAGCAGAGCATCAGACCTGAAGAGACACCAGATGAAACACACAGGCGAGCGGCCGTTTGCTTGCGAATGTGCCAAAAGATTCACGCACGTGTGGCTCCTGAACAAGCACAGGCACGTCCACACTGGAGAGCGTCCATACTCGTGCACAGAGTGCGGGAAGACCTTCATGCAACTCCAGATCTTAAACAGACATCTGCTGACTCACACCGACCAGAGGCCTTTCCGCTGCTCCTCCTGCGAGAAGACCTTCACCCAAATGGCTAGTCTGACACGCCACGAGAGAACACACACTGGCGAGAGACCATACGTGTGCAATACATGTGATAAGACTTTCCTCACACACGGGGAGCTGGTTAGACATCAACACAGCCACAGCAGCTTGCGGCCCTTCACTTGCCCGCAGTGCCCCAAAAGCTTCAAGACCAAGCGGGCGCAGACCGAACACGTCAACGTGCACACGGGACAGCGTCCGTTTGTGTGCGCTCACTGCGATAAGAGATTCGCCAAGTCAACATCGCTAATCCGGCATAACCTGACTCACACTGGCGAACGGCCGTACCAGTGTACTCAATGCGGGAAGACCTTCTTGACCTCAGGCGAGCTTCTTCTCCACAAGCGGATCCACACGGGAGAAAAGCCGTATCCATGCTCCCAGTGTGAGCGCAGGTTCAGGTGCTCCTCCGACTTACGCATGCACATACGGACACACACCGGCGAGAAGCCTCATAGCTGCATGGTATGCAAAAAGGGCTTTTCTTCATCAACAAGGCTGAAGAGACACTCACGGACACACACGGAGAGGGAAGTACCTGTTCAGTTAGCTGTCTGA